In one Saimiri boliviensis isolate mSaiBol1 chromosome 21, mSaiBol1.pri, whole genome shotgun sequence genomic region, the following are encoded:
- the LOC104652949 gene encoding uncharacterized protein LOC104652949, translated as MQPPMDRSSSWLVFDDWMWLQGDEGGLAARYSLLTCWLGPITLDCGALSFCILLGKEAGEGSFPLLSGRNRSDPAQEVRRGACPTRKSGGGRVPRGSQEGACPSPEIGRGGVSHEEARRGACPTRKSGGGVPVTRNWQRGRVPRGSQEGGVSHEEVRRGRACHQKLAEGACPTGKPGGGRVPRGSQEGACLSPEIGRGGVSHEESRRGACPTRKSGGGVPVTGNWQRGRVPRGSQEGGVSHEEVRRGRACHQKLAEGACPTRKPGGGRVPRGSQEGACPSPEIGRGGVSHEEVRRGACPTRKSGGGVSHEEVRGGVPITGNWQRGRVPRGSQEGGVPVTGNWQRGRVPHRKSGGGALRRKSVKRHFLTLKTAEWSL; from the exons ATGCAGCCTCCCATGGACAGGAGCTCTTCCTGGCTGGTGTTTGACGACTGGATGTGGCTCCAGGGGGATGAGGGAGGCCTGGCAGCCCGATACTCCCTCCTCACCTGCTGGCTGGGCCCTATT ACTCTAGACTGTGGAGCTCTGAGCTTTTGTATCCTTCTCGGGAAGGAAGCCGGGGAAGGATCTTTTCCATTGCTAAGCGGCAGGAATAGGAGCGACCCTGCACAGGAAGTCAGGAGGGGGGCGTGTCCCACGAGGAAGTCAGGAGGGGGGCGTGTCCCACGAGGAAGTCAGGAGGGGGCGTGCCCGTCACCAGAAATTGGCAGAGGGGGCGTGTCCCACGAGGAAGCCAGGAGGGGGGCGTGTCCCACGAGGAAGTCAGGAGGGGGCGTGCCCGTCACCAGAAATTGGCAGAGGGGGCGTGTCCCACGAGGAAGCCAGGAGGGGGGCGTGTCCCACGAGGAAGTCAGGAGGGGGCGTGCCTGTCACCAGAAATTGGCAGAGGGGGCGTGTCCCACGGGGAAGCCAGGAGGGGGGCGTGTCCCACGAGGAAGTCAGGAGGGGGCGTGCCTGTCACCAGAAATTGGCAGAGGGGGCGTGTCCCACGAGGAATCCAGGAGGGGGGCGTGTCCCACGAGGAAGTCAGGAGGGGGCGTGCCCGTCACCGGAAATTGGCAGAGGGGGCGTGTCCCACGAGGAAGTCAGGAGGGGGGCGTGTCCCACGAGGAAGTCAGGAGGGGGCGTGCCTGTCACCAGAAATTGGCAGAGGGGGCGTGTCCCACGAGGAAGCCAGGAGGGGGGCGTGTCCCACGAGGAAGTCAGGAGGGGGCGTGCCCGTCACCGGAAATTGGCAGAGGGGGCGTGTCCCACGAGGAAGTCAGGAGGGGGGCGTGTCCCACGAGGAAGTCAGGAGGGGGCGTGTCCCATGAGGAAGTCAGAGGGGGCGTGCCCATCACCGGAAATTGGCAGAGGGGGCGTGTCCCACGAGGAAGTCAGGAAGGGGGCGTGCCCGTCACCGGAAATTGGCAGAGGGGGCGTGTCCCACATAGGAAGTCAGGAGGCGGAGCCTTACGCCGGAAGTCAGTGAAGCGGCATTTCCTGACGCTAAAAACCGCTGAGTGGAGTCTTTAG